The Arabidopsis thaliana chromosome 5, partial sequence genomic interval agaagaaaattgactattctgtaaaataaaaagattgtaTAAGTGCATTGAAGCCATGAAGgctataatttatttatattttttttggtgaatcaAGCAATTGAAAGTAACCAGATAGGAAAATGCTACGTCTTTTTCAATCACATCGTCGAAAGTTGTACATTttctaacaacaacaaagtaattcaaatcaaatcctAAATGCCTACTACGATTGTAaaactaaacaacaacaaagtaaGTTAAAATTCAAACGTTGATAAGAAACTATTTACTTTGTTAGTTTTGGTGTAGGAAAAAGTAAGTGGTACAAATAgacgttttgtttttggtttttaatgtTTCGGTGTTACCATTACGATCATCTCATCATTGTAATTTACGAACAACCTCAATCTAATGGTCAGTGAAGATTTATTGTGATAGTAGTCGAAATGTTActatcttttttattcaacATTTAGTTAACGTCCTTTCGCCTACTACAAGTCAATCAATTTAATACAAGAATTTGCCATGTTTGGCTATATAAGTAGCCACGACAACAAACTTCACACTTTCTTGCCTGAAATAGAATTCACATGGGACCTTTCTCTGACATTTGCATAGGAATAGATAAACTCATAGAATAAAAATTCATACGTGGATTAGTAATAAACCCAATTATTTACTgagggaaaaacaaaaagccatattaaaatgaatattatatTCTAATGTATTAaactattaataaaaaaaattcttttgaaTGGGATTGGTTTTCGATTGGTCCGAAACCCCAGAAGCAACAGTcattactctgttttcatatGAACACTCTTCATCCTCACAAGCAGCAACAAGAACAAgcacaacaacaagaagaagctagATACGAATGggatctttctctctccacCGTCgtatcttcctcctcctcctccgcctccgACGTTATCGGAGCTATTGAATTCGATCCCACTGATAACATCGTCGCTACCGCCGGGATTTCAAGAAAGATTCGTTTTTACGGCCTCCCTTCTCTTTTACGTAACAACGCTGTCTCCGGTACCGGAGTTTCCTTCGTCGATCAAGCCACCGCCTGCGAATATTACATCTGTACTCCGGCGAAACTTAGTAGTCTCCGGTGGAGACCCGGGTCGGGCGGTCGGGTTATTGGGTCGGGAGATTACGACGGCGTAGTGATGGAGTACGATCTTGAGAAGAGGACGCCGGTATTCGAAAGGGACGAGCACGGTGGTCGTCGTGTATGGAGCGTAGATTACACTCGTCACGGCGGCGCTTCGACGGTGGGCGCGTCGGGATCGGATGACGGGACTATGCAAGTATGGGATCCGAGGTGTCCGCCGGAAGAATCTGTCGGTGTTGTACGACCGGCGGGGATTTGCCGGAGTGCTGTTTGTTGCGTCGAGTTCGATCCTTCCGGTGGACCAGCCGTGGCCGTCGGATGCGCTGATCGGAAAGGGTACGTTTACGATATAAGGAAACTCGTTGACCCGGCGTTGACTTTACAAGGTCATACGAAAACGGTGTCGTATGTGAGGTTCCTCGACGGTGGGACGGTGGTGACGGCAGGTACGGACGGTTGTTTGAAGCTGTGGAGCGTGGAGGATGGGCGCGTGATTCGCACGTACGAAGGGCATGTGAATAATCGGAACTTCGTGGGGTTATCTGTGTGGAGAAACGGCGCGTTGTTTGGTTGTGGATCGGAAAACAACAGGGTGTTTGTGTACGATAGGAGATGGGGGAAGCCGGTTTGGGTAGATGGGTTTGAACCAGTTGGTATGAATTCTGGTTCGGATAAGCGGTTCGTGAGTAGCGTCTGTTGGAGGCAATCAGGTGTGGACCAGTGTACCCTAGTGGCTGGAGGATCTGATGGAGTATTACAGGTTTACGTGGGCAAAAGAAAACCATAGTGTTCTTCTTAATTTATCATTACtatattttatgaattatgatgatgatgatgatgatgatgatgcttcttaatttcttttctttttttcaaatttaatttccTATTTGAGATGATTTTTGATTGAGTTGTGAGAGCATACgatctgtttgtttttttttttaatttataaaggaTTTTTTACTTGTTCAATATCTTTGTTGTTACTCagaaatttgagtttttaatcCATAAATTTTCATTACCTATTTATTATACGATATTTGGGAATGACTTTCTTCAAGTGTTTGATCACAAAAGTAGCTAGTAGCTACAAGTTTGTTGgtagatataaaataaattttattgcATTCGTCTACCTTATCTAGTGTATACATCACGAGATTagttatttttgcttttttgggGCTTCACAatagaattattaaaaataaaactataatgGTTGATGAAATGAGAAAAGCCTAATCAATCTAGCTATGTGGTAagcttgtttttttaatcacatCTTATTtaattctatgtttttttagtaAGAAAAAAGGCCATGTTCTGGTTTAATCGTCCTGAAACTCAAAGAGTAAAGTCGTTTTAAACAACAGAATTTGTGCACCACATTTCTTAaagaatcatatttttgtGGGTGCTTCGTATCGTGCCACAATGATGGTTTTAATCACCTTTGAAAATCTTAATATAGAAGACCTAAAATTCATTACGCAACGGAAAGAGTTATAACAATTTAGATTTGTCGCCCCacataaaagaaagttttgtgCAAAGTAGTCCTTCACTCCTAAATGCCTACTTCATGCATTTGCTGATCTCAAACAATAATTAAGTGCATGAGAGAATATACTAATCTACACTTACTAGATAGTAGATACGTGCATATAAAATAATAGGTTCGTGGCCAATAACTAAAGCTAATTCAAGAATTTAGAGACGCCATATACTAATTTACACGTCCTGTCACCATCCACTAAATATCAATGAACTCAAGACCAACACAAAACCACTTGCTAAAGATAGGCAAACGTGTAACGCCTTTCTTCGTATAATTGTATTTACAAGTTCACTGTGTATTCTTTTTTGGCAGCgttcaatatttatattcaatcgcagaacaaaagaaaaaataaacaacacaaaactGGCAGTGAGTGAGAGCAATTCAAGACAGGCAAACAAATGTGATTTAGTACAAAAATAGACGGTATATAGAACACAACACAACCGGATAAGACTTACAAGATCATAAAGAAGTATACATTTCTAATACTAGGAAAGAATCCATATGTAACCGCTTCTGGAGAGTAGTCTGAGGCTCAGATTCGTCGGTGGTCAGGAGCTTCGATCATCGATAAGTTATCGTCTGATTTACCATTTCTATGTCTTGTTGTCTTCATCAAGATCGCTACATTTTAGGTACATTAGGAAATCTATGGTGGTCTTTCGTTATGATCAAAATAACTCTTTCATAGATCAAAGAGGCTGCCACCCAACTTCtacttttctttaatataGATTTTTGAATGCAATGTGTTCTTATGGTTTAGTAGGGTATgcccaaaaaaacacaaataaccATGATAGTAACAGATAGAAGAATTcatttgacaaaaataaacaagtccacttcttttttcttaaactacaAAAACTTCTGTGTAGCCAAGTGATTTTGAGAGATTTGCAAATTTCAAGAGTTGAATATAGTAGAGTTGTTCAACGAAAGTGCGTAGATTTGTATTTCGTCTGTGATAATCAAAGTCTCCAACAAAAGGGatctttaaacaaaacattaaaacattccgaaatcaaaatcaaaccaaaatctccCATGACTTTCAAAACTCTTACACTCCAGTGAAGGCCTTTTTACCAAAGGCAGATGCACCCGCTGGAATCACCTTCAGCACATTGAACCTAACCGTCTTCGACAACGGCCTGCAACATAAATCACAAACAATCAGAAATCGTTTTCCGGCACTACCTGAATCATAAAA includes:
- the RUP2 gene encoding Transducin/WD40 repeat-like superfamily protein (Transducin/WD40 repeat-like superfamily protein; CONTAINS InterPro DOMAIN/s: WD40 repeat 2 (InterPro:IPR019782), WD40 repeat-like-containing domain (InterPro:IPR011046), WD40-repeat-containing domain (InterPro:IPR017986), WD40/YVTN repeat-like-containing domain (InterPro:IPR015943), WD40 repeat (InterPro:IPR001680), WD40 repeat, subgroup (InterPro:IPR019781); BEST Arabidopsis thaliana protein match is: Transducin/WD40 repeat-like superfamily protein (TAIR:AT5G52250.1); Has 12290 Blast hits to 8463 proteins in 487 species: Archae - 16; Bacteria - 2654; Metazoa - 3890; Fungi - 2899; Plants - 1307; Viruses - 0; Other Eukaryotes - 1524 (source: NCBI BLink).), with protein sequence MNTLHPHKQQQEQAQQQEEARYEWDLSLSTVVSSSSSSASDVIGAIEFDPTDNIVATAGISRKIRFYGLPSLLRNNAVSGTGVSFVDQATACEYYICTPAKLSSLRWRPGSGGRVIGSGDYDGVVMEYDLEKRTPVFERDEHGGRRVWSVDYTRHGGASTVGASGSDDGTMQVWDPRCPPEESVGVVRPAGICRSAVCCVEFDPSGGPAVAVGCADRKGYVYDIRKLVDPALTLQGHTKTVSYVRFLDGGTVVTAGTDGCLKLWSVEDGRVIRTYEGHVNNRNFVGLSVWRNGALFGCGSENNRVFVYDRRWGKPVWVDGFEPVGMNSGSDKRFVSSVCWRQSGVDQCTLVAGGSDGVLQVYVGKRKP